From Apteryx mantelli isolate bAptMan1 chromosome 30, bAptMan1.hap1, whole genome shotgun sequence, the proteins below share one genomic window:
- the HAUS8 gene encoding HAUS augmin-like complex subunit 8 isoform X3, translated as MLPLAASGAAGARRPSPAVRQGAGAAREVPNSAWRFTGFGHRKAPPTPPGGPAQRQQMSGSLGSVSALTDSSGSVAAGGEASGKKRKGGRVVKSRYLQYDKKENKKDSSANSFTTSTAKPSEKGRSLQSRSVLPQKCKTSAGAVTRSLNQSSFEKGDLQSTLLGEDKITRPDLDLSAINDKSLLKKTPSSKSVCKTGTRTSGKERNAKSDSDVLKEWLASQTLLLTYLRVKAGKNLAQLEEKAEENLLMLCEEKERQQQKLYELKREFLLEEQEQKLEDVLNKQMEVLAPLVPVCEQFKEQYKSFAASLDATRHELPVKNIHIEGDTLTYLGASGRSYT; from the exons ATGCTGCCTTTGGCTGcgagcggcgctgccggcgcccgccgcccttcTCCAGCGGTTCGCCagggcgcgggggccgcccgcGAGGTCCCGAACTCGGCCTGGAGATTCACCGGCTTCGGCCACCGAAAAGCACCGCCGACTCCCCCGGGAGGCCCGGCGCAAAGGCAGCAGATGTCGGGCTCCCTCGGCTC GGTGTCGGCGCTAACGGACAGCTCCGGTTccgtggcggcgggcggcgaggcgtccgGGAAGAAGCGGAAAG GAGGAAGGGTCGTGAAGTCTCGCTACCTGCAGTACgataagaaggaaaacaaaaag GATAGTTCAGCAAATTCTTTTACAACTTCTACTGCTAAACCATCTGAAAAAGGAAGGAGCCTACAAAGCAGATCAGTTCTTCCTCAGAAATGCAAGACTTCTGCTG GTGCTGTCACTCGTTCATTAAATCAGAGCAGTTTTGAGAAAGGTGATTTACAATCCACTTTATTAGGTGAAGATAAAATTACTCGACCTGACCTTGATCTTTCAGCTATTAATG ACAAAAGTCTCCTCAAAAAGACTCCTAGTTCAAAGTCTGTTTGCAAAACAGGTACAAGGACAAGTGGAAAAGAGCGGAATGCG aaatctgatTCTGATGTTCTGAAGGAATGGCTGGCATCTCAGACGCTGCTTTTAACTTACCTAAGAGTAAAG GCAGGAAAAAATCTTGCCCAgctggaggaaaaagcagaagaaaacttgCTAATGTTGTGTGAAGAAAAGGAGAGGCAACAGCAAAAGCTGTATGAGTTGAAGCGTGAATTTCTGCTTGAAGAGCAAGAACAGAAACTTGAAGATGTATTAAATAAACAG ATGGAAGTACTTGCTCCCCTTGTTCCTGTTTGTGAACAGTTTAAAGAGCAATATAAAAGCTTTGCAGCTTCCCTGGATGCCACTAGACATGAATTACCTGTGAAGAATATACACATAGAGGGAGATACGCTAACATATCTGG GAGCTTCTGGCAGAAGTTACACCTAA
- the HAUS8 gene encoding HAUS augmin-like complex subunit 8 isoform X1 — translation MLPLAASGAAGARRPSPAVRQGAGAAREVPNSAWRFTGFGHRKAPPTPPGGPAQRQQMSGSLGSVSALTDSSGSVAAGGEASGKKRKGGRVVKSRYLQYDKKENKKDSSANSFTTSTAKPSEKGRSLQSRSVLPQKCKTSAGAVTRSLNQSSFEKGDLQSTLLGEDKITRPDLDLSAINDKSLLKKTPSSKSVCKTGTRTSGKERNAKSDSDVLKEWLASQTLLLTYLRVKAGKNLAQLEEKAEENLLMLCEEKERQQQKLYELKREFLLEEQEQKLEDVLNKQMEVLAPLVPVCEQFKEQYKSFAASLDATRHELPVKNIHIEGDTLTYLDELQKHLTVTQELLAEVTPNCAEEDAKAPTVLKELKEVVQELDKELQRNFTQVQNLSFEVSKEVSLHNQRICEENHGLDAVKRWYFN, via the exons ATGCTGCCTTTGGCTGcgagcggcgctgccggcgcccgccgcccttcTCCAGCGGTTCGCCagggcgcgggggccgcccgcGAGGTCCCGAACTCGGCCTGGAGATTCACCGGCTTCGGCCACCGAAAAGCACCGCCGACTCCCCCGGGAGGCCCGGCGCAAAGGCAGCAGATGTCGGGCTCCCTCGGCTC GGTGTCGGCGCTAACGGACAGCTCCGGTTccgtggcggcgggcggcgaggcgtccgGGAAGAAGCGGAAAG GAGGAAGGGTCGTGAAGTCTCGCTACCTGCAGTACgataagaaggaaaacaaaaag GATAGTTCAGCAAATTCTTTTACAACTTCTACTGCTAAACCATCTGAAAAAGGAAGGAGCCTACAAAGCAGATCAGTTCTTCCTCAGAAATGCAAGACTTCTGCTG GTGCTGTCACTCGTTCATTAAATCAGAGCAGTTTTGAGAAAGGTGATTTACAATCCACTTTATTAGGTGAAGATAAAATTACTCGACCTGACCTTGATCTTTCAGCTATTAATG ACAAAAGTCTCCTCAAAAAGACTCCTAGTTCAAAGTCTGTTTGCAAAACAGGTACAAGGACAAGTGGAAAAGAGCGGAATGCG aaatctgatTCTGATGTTCTGAAGGAATGGCTGGCATCTCAGACGCTGCTTTTAACTTACCTAAGAGTAAAG GCAGGAAAAAATCTTGCCCAgctggaggaaaaagcagaagaaaacttgCTAATGTTGTGTGAAGAAAAGGAGAGGCAACAGCAAAAGCTGTATGAGTTGAAGCGTGAATTTCTGCTTGAAGAGCAAGAACAGAAACTTGAAGATGTATTAAATAAACAG ATGGAAGTACTTGCTCCCCTTGTTCCTGTTTGTGAACAGTTTAAAGAGCAATATAAAAGCTTTGCAGCTTCCCTGGATGCCACTAGACATGAATTACCTGTGAAGAATATACACATAGAGGGAGATACGCTAACATATCTGG ACGAACTGCAAAAGCATTTAACTGTCACACAGGAGCTTCTGGCAGAAGTTACACCTAACTGTGCAGAAGAAGATGCAAAAGCACCCACTGTACTGAAAGAGCTTAAAGAAGTCGTTCAGGAACTGGATAAAGAGCTTCAAAG GAACTTCACACAAGTGCAGAACCTGTCATTTGAAGTAAGTAAAGAAGTTTCTCTGCATAACCAAAGAATATGCGAAGAGAACCACGGACTAGATGCTGTGAAACGTTGGTACTTCAACTAA
- the HAUS8 gene encoding HAUS augmin-like complex subunit 8 isoform X2: MLPLAASGAAGARRPSPAVRQGAGAAREVPNSAWRFTGFGHRKAPPTPPGGPAQRQQMSGSLGSVSALTDSSGSVAAGGEASGKKRKGGRVVKSRYLQYDKKENKKDSSANSFTTSTAKPSEKGRSLQSRSVLPQKCKTSAGAVTRSLNQSSFEKGDLQSTLLGEDKITRPDLDLSAINDKSLLKKTPSSKSVCKTGTRTSGKERNAKSDSDVLKEWLASQTLLLTYLRVKAGKNLAQLEEKAEENLLMLCEEKERQQQKLYELKREFLLEEQEQKLEDVLNKQELLAEVTPNCAEEDAKAPTVLKELKEVVQELDKELQRNFTQVQNLSFEVSKEVSLHNQRICEENHGLDAVKRWYFN; encoded by the exons ATGCTGCCTTTGGCTGcgagcggcgctgccggcgcccgccgcccttcTCCAGCGGTTCGCCagggcgcgggggccgcccgcGAGGTCCCGAACTCGGCCTGGAGATTCACCGGCTTCGGCCACCGAAAAGCACCGCCGACTCCCCCGGGAGGCCCGGCGCAAAGGCAGCAGATGTCGGGCTCCCTCGGCTC GGTGTCGGCGCTAACGGACAGCTCCGGTTccgtggcggcgggcggcgaggcgtccgGGAAGAAGCGGAAAG GAGGAAGGGTCGTGAAGTCTCGCTACCTGCAGTACgataagaaggaaaacaaaaag GATAGTTCAGCAAATTCTTTTACAACTTCTACTGCTAAACCATCTGAAAAAGGAAGGAGCCTACAAAGCAGATCAGTTCTTCCTCAGAAATGCAAGACTTCTGCTG GTGCTGTCACTCGTTCATTAAATCAGAGCAGTTTTGAGAAAGGTGATTTACAATCCACTTTATTAGGTGAAGATAAAATTACTCGACCTGACCTTGATCTTTCAGCTATTAATG ACAAAAGTCTCCTCAAAAAGACTCCTAGTTCAAAGTCTGTTTGCAAAACAGGTACAAGGACAAGTGGAAAAGAGCGGAATGCG aaatctgatTCTGATGTTCTGAAGGAATGGCTGGCATCTCAGACGCTGCTTTTAACTTACCTAAGAGTAAAG GCAGGAAAAAATCTTGCCCAgctggaggaaaaagcagaagaaaacttgCTAATGTTGTGTGAAGAAAAGGAGAGGCAACAGCAAAAGCTGTATGAGTTGAAGCGTGAATTTCTGCTTGAAGAGCAAGAACAGAAACTTGAAGATGTATTAAATAAACAG GAGCTTCTGGCAGAAGTTACACCTAACTGTGCAGAAGAAGATGCAAAAGCACCCACTGTACTGAAAGAGCTTAAAGAAGTCGTTCAGGAACTGGATAAAGAGCTTCAAAG GAACTTCACACAAGTGCAGAACCTGTCATTTGAAGTAAGTAAAGAAGTTTCTCTGCATAACCAAAGAATATGCGAAGAGAACCACGGACTAGATGCTGTGAAACGTTGGTACTTCAACTAA